From the Lysinibacillus fusiformis genome, the window GATACTTTTTCAGAAATCTGAGATGCTTCTCCAACCCAGAACATTGCACCAAACAATTGCTCAGCACCTTTTACTCCATATGATTTTTGTAGTTCAGTATCATTTAAGTCTGGATAAATAATCGAAGCTACACTAATACCACGGTTGTAAGCGACTGGATCAAATACACGCTCTTGGCGCCCCTTTCTACCAGGTTTATTTTTAAAGCAGCGGTCATTAATTAAATCAGACTCCGCAGATGTTAAAGGACGTAATTTAATTGATTCTGTAAATCTTTCTAATTTCAGTTCTACCGGATCTGCCTGACGTACATTTTCTTTCATAAAAGCTTTAAAATTACTCATTTATAAGTTCCTCCTTATTGGATAACACTGAATTGATTTAAGATTTCAAAATCGTCAAATGTAAATGGGAATTCGTCTTTTAATGTATCAGCGCTATCTGCATCAAGCATTGCCAATAGGGTTTTGTCTGGTACAATGTTTCGAATATCTACTGTTTGTTTACCAGCTGCACTTGTAATATCTGCGTTGACGATTGTTGCATCAAACATCGGTGACTTCCCTGATCGCAAATAATCCGAAGCCATGGCGCGAATTTCTGGACGATGATAGTACATGGTCATCTCTCCAACACCTTTAGCTCCAACAATTTTCGAACCTTCCATGCGAGCATTTAGACGCTTTACTTCCACCTTGTTATATTCTACTTCTGCTTTAAATTTTAGAATCTCCGCAATTTCGAATGTTTGACCCTCAATATTAATAAACACC encodes:
- a CDS encoding phage tail assembly chaperone, which codes for MSNFKAFMKENVRQADPVELKLERFTESIKLRPLTSAESDLINDRCFKNKPGRKGRQERVFDPVAYNRGISVASIIYPDLNDTELQKSYGVKGAEQLFGAMFWVGEASQISEKVSEISGLDHTLEDDIEEAKN
- a CDS encoding phage tail tube protein yields the protein MAPNVMQTKDAMSSREGLVFINIEGQTFEIAEILKFKAEVEYNKVEVKRLNARMEGSKIVGAKGVGEMTMYYHRPEIRAMASDYLRSGKSPMFDATIVNADITSAAGKQTVDIRNIVPDKTLLAMLDADSADTLKDEFPFTFDDFEILNQFSVIQ